The Dasypus novemcinctus isolate mDasNov1 chromosome 2, mDasNov1.1.hap2, whole genome shotgun sequence genome includes a region encoding these proteins:
- the LOC101410879 gene encoding cyclic AMP-dependent transcription factor ATF-4-like: MDLESQSANPVGQLPEGLPETNQGLPFTFLQPLSHAPGALSSTPDHSFSLELGSEVHISEGERKPDSASITMISRCIKEEDAPSDNDSGTCMSPEPYLGSPQHSPSTSRGSPNRSLLSPGTPCGSVRPKPYDTLGEKMVAAKVKGEKLEKKWKTMEQNKTAATRYWQKKRAEQEALPGECKELEKKNEALKQRADSLAKEIRYPKDLIEEDHKARGKL; encoded by the exons ATGGATCTTGAAAGCCAA tCAGCAAACCCAGTTGGTCAACTCCCTGAAGGTTTACCAGAAACTAACCAGGGTCTCCCCTTCACCTTCCTCCAGCCTCTTTCCCATGCCCCAGGAGCCCTGTCATCCACTCCAGATCATTCCTTTAGTTTAGAGCTAGGCAGTGAAGTGCATATATctgaaggagagaggaagccagactCTGCTTCTATCACAATGATCTCTCGGTGCATAAAGGAGGAGGATGCCCCCTCAGATAATGACAGTGGCACTTGTATGAGCCCCGAGCCCTATCTGGGCTCTCCCCAGCATAGCCCCTCTACCTCCAGGGGTTCTCCAAATAGGAGCCTCCTGTCTCCAGGTACCCCATGTGGCTCTGTCCGCCCCAAACCTTACGACACTCTTGGGGAGAAGATGGTAGCAGCTAAAGTAAAGGGTgagaaactggaaaagaaatggaaaactatGGAACAAAACAAGACAGCAGCCACTAGGTATTGGCAGAAGAAGAGGGCAGAGCAGGAGGCCCTCCCTGGAGAGTGTAAAGAGctggaaaagaagaatgaggCTCTGAAACAGAGGGCAGATTCCCTAGCGAAGGAGATACGGTATCCGAAGGATTTGATAGAAGAGGATCACAAGGCAAGAGGGAAGCTTTGA